Proteins encoded within one genomic window of Brachybacterium sp. P6-10-X1:
- the eis gene encoding enhanced intracellular survival protein Eis has protein sequence MRVRDLTADDYVPYRAMTADAFGGVFEDTGPRPFDPGQTAIGIDSLDLPGGVEGVLAAGARIRHDHITLGGGVVRCGGVGGLAVHPAHRGGGVFRELLTGVIDRCAAESMAASMLYPSNPSIYRRFGYQVVARGERLVVPLVDLQRLPPVAGRRLVPVTEVTLPRLHALYRELTAGENAMLRREGPLFAQGMPGGGWSALLLADESGADHGYLSWTRGSGPGSGLEVHEIFGRTREDRLALLRSLGSWSTVTEEATLRLRTEDPVLDALPGGGSRPAPGPVPLVMMRVIDTAAMLRARRAPAALRGAIRLEVVDDTVPSGTGRAAGRWLVTAADGDITVTHGDGEGDTEILGTVRLDVHAASLLLVGGRTLADARRLDLAARAEPSAEAFLDALLAGPRPSVMDAF, from the coding sequence ATGCGCGTGCGTGACCTCACTGCCGATGACTACGTCCCCTACCGGGCCATGACGGCCGACGCCTTCGGCGGCGTGTTCGAGGACACCGGGCCGCGCCCCTTCGACCCCGGCCAGACCGCGATAGGGATCGATTCGCTCGACCTGCCGGGAGGGGTCGAGGGCGTGCTCGCCGCCGGTGCCCGGATCCGCCACGACCACATCACCCTCGGCGGCGGGGTCGTGCGCTGCGGTGGTGTCGGCGGGCTCGCCGTCCACCCGGCCCATCGCGGGGGCGGGGTCTTCCGGGAACTGCTGACGGGGGTGATCGACCGCTGCGCCGCGGAGTCGATGGCGGCCTCGATGCTGTACCCCTCGAATCCGTCGATCTACCGCCGCTTCGGCTACCAGGTGGTCGCCCGGGGCGAGCGCCTGGTCGTTCCGCTGGTCGATCTGCAGCGTCTGCCCCCGGTCGCGGGTCGGCGCCTGGTCCCGGTCACGGAGGTGACCCTGCCGCGACTGCATGCCCTGTACCGGGAGCTGACGGCCGGGGAGAACGCGATGCTGCGGCGCGAGGGGCCGCTGTTCGCGCAGGGCATGCCCGGCGGGGGCTGGTCCGCTCTGCTGCTCGCGGACGAGTCCGGCGCCGACCACGGCTACCTCTCCTGGACCCGGGGCTCCGGCCCGGGCTCCGGGCTCGAGGTGCACGAGATCTTCGGCCGCACCCGCGAGGACCGTCTCGCCCTGCTGCGCTCGCTGGGGTCATGGTCGACGGTGACCGAGGAGGCGACGCTGCGTCTGCGCACGGAGGACCCGGTGCTCGACGCTCTGCCCGGCGGCGGCTCACGCCCGGCGCCGGGCCCGGTGCCGTTGGTGATGATGCGGGTGATCGACACCGCGGCGATGCTCCGGGCGCGGCGCGCGCCGGCCGCGCTGCGCGGCGCGATCCGTCTCGAGGTGGTCGACGACACGGTTCCGTCCGGCACCGGCCGTGCCGCAGGGCGCTGGCTCGTGACCGCGGCCGACGGCGACATCACGGTGACGCACGGGGACGGGGAGGGCGACACGGAGATCCTGGGCACCGTGCGGCTGGACGTCCACGCCGCCTCCCTGCTGCTCGTGGGGGGCCGCACCCTGGCCGATGCCCGTCGGCTGGACCTGGCGGCCCGGGCGGAGCCGTCCGCCGAAGCCTTCCTGGACGCCCTGCTGGCCGGGCCGCGGCCCAGCGTGATGGACGCCTTCTGA
- a CDS encoding UTP--glucose-1-phosphate uridylyltransferase → MSNEGLQAAQQKMADAGVARTAIDVFTHYYGQLEEGVTGTIPEGTIEPYLDPPLLEDVTIDPAHAKQVFDRLAIINLNGGLGTSMGLDQAKSLLPVRDGKNFLDLLVEQVLAARRGTGSRLPLIFMNSFRTREDTLAVLEKYPDLRVGDLPLDFLQNKEPKLRTDDLTPVTWEQDPALEWCPPGHGDLYTALQTSGLLQQLLDAGFTYASVSNSDNLGTVPSPVLASWFASTGPPYAAELCRRTPADRKGGHLAVRTSDGRLILRDTAQTPAEEMDYFTDEHRHPFFHTNNLWFDLEKLDAVLKERKGVMGLPLIRNEKTVDPSDSSSPAVYQLESAMGAAIEVFDGATAIVVGRDRFLPVKATSDLMLIRSDVYDLDERAALVQRVDTVPSVSLSAASYKLIGDFEPRFSHGVPSLKDAVSLDVQGDWTFGGDVTVVGDAVLGAEGGEVPEGARVGTVSPA, encoded by the coding sequence ATGAGCAACGAAGGACTTCAGGCCGCCCAGCAGAAGATGGCCGATGCCGGGGTCGCCCGGACCGCCATCGACGTCTTCACCCACTACTACGGTCAGCTCGAGGAGGGGGTCACCGGCACCATCCCCGAGGGCACGATCGAGCCCTACCTCGACCCGCCGCTGCTCGAGGACGTCACGATCGATCCCGCCCACGCCAAACAGGTCTTCGACCGGCTCGCCATCATCAATCTCAACGGCGGGCTCGGCACCTCGATGGGATTGGACCAGGCCAAGTCCCTGCTGCCCGTGCGGGACGGCAAGAACTTCCTGGACCTCCTGGTCGAGCAGGTCCTGGCCGCCCGGCGCGGAACCGGCTCGCGGCTGCCGCTGATCTTCATGAACTCCTTCCGCACGCGCGAGGACACCCTCGCCGTGCTCGAGAAGTATCCCGACCTGCGTGTCGGCGACCTGCCGTTGGACTTCCTGCAGAACAAGGAGCCCAAGCTCCGCACCGACGACCTCACGCCGGTCACCTGGGAGCAGGACCCGGCGCTGGAATGGTGCCCGCCCGGCCACGGCGACCTCTACACCGCCCTGCAGACCTCCGGGCTGCTCCAGCAGCTGCTGGACGCCGGCTTCACCTACGCCTCCGTCTCCAACTCCGACAACCTCGGCACCGTCCCCAGCCCCGTCCTGGCCTCCTGGTTCGCTTCCACCGGGCCCCCCTATGCCGCCGAGCTGTGCCGCCGGACGCCCGCGGACCGCAAGGGCGGTCACCTGGCGGTGCGCACGTCCGACGGCCGTCTCATCCTGCGTGACACCGCGCAGACCCCGGCCGAGGAGATGGACTACTTCACCGACGAGCACCGCCACCCCTTCTTCCACACCAACAACCTCTGGTTCGATCTGGAGAAGCTCGACGCCGTGCTGAAGGAGCGCAAGGGCGTCATGGGCCTGCCGCTGATCCGCAACGAGAAGACCGTCGACCCCTCAGACTCGTCGAGCCCGGCCGTCTACCAGCTCGAATCCGCCATGGGCGCAGCGATCGAGGTGTTCGACGGGGCGACCGCGATCGTCGTGGGCCGGGACCGCTTCCTGCCGGTCAAGGCCACCAGCGACCTGATGCTGATCCGCTCCGACGTGTACGACCTCGACGAGCGCGCGGCCCTGGTCCAGCGGGTCGACACGGTGCCGTCGGTGTCGCTGAGCGCGGCGTCCTACAAGCTGATCGGCGACTTCGAGCCGCGCTTCTCGCACGGCGTGCCCTCGCTCAAGGACGCCGTCAGCCTGGACGTCCAGGGAGACTGGACCTTCGGCGGCGACGTCACCGTGGTCGGAGATGCCGTGCTGGGCGCCGAGGGCGGCGAGGTGCCCGAGGGTGCCCGCGTCGGCACGGTCAGCCCGGCCTGA
- a CDS encoding bifunctional proline dehydrogenase/L-glutamate gamma-semialdehyde dehydrogenase has protein sequence MTTTLTIEDVAAQVRAWVEAAATRPIPGAAKMLSDLLRDPQGLNFTLDFVDRVIRPEDPKAAAVELRRLAQDPPGFLPPALRRVVSLGGSASHLAPSVVVPTAQAAMRTMVSHLILDARSGPLTTAITRLTADGTTLNINLLGEAVLGAKEASRRLQGVRELVARPDVDYASIKVSSIVDHLPLWAASRTVDHIVEVLLPLYLDAARAEHPTFLNMDMEEYRDLELTLQVFEKLLDRPELAQLHAGIVLQAYLPDAPSAMARLRRFAERRVASGGAPVKVRLVKGANLAMEKVDASVHGWTQAPLLSKEETDAQYKRMLLEALHPEQLRSVQLGVAGHNLFDVAFAHLLMGEREIPVGPGSGVEFEMLAGMAPGQQAVVREATGSMRLYVPVVHPRHFDVAVSYLVRRLEENASSENFLSAAFELDTEPDLFTREEQRFSRALARALTETSVATHRDQDRAHESPAGEAVELGTTTLPAVPGAFRNTPDTDLSTAANQEWAEAVTYRIRTSVLGEQEAADAWIETVEGVQSVLTRALEAQQDWAALPVQKRAQVLRRAAGTLAAHRGDLLEVMASETGKTFEQGDPEISEAIDFALYYAEQAEQLDHQEDVAFTPRPLTLVTPPWNFPVAIPTGGTLAALVTGSAVIMKPAPQSRRCGALIGRLLHEAGVPEGVLTLVDVPENEVGRALISDPRVDQLILTGGSDTAALFASWRPELRILAETSGKNSIIVTPHADLDLAAHDVATSAFGHAGQKCSAASLVITVGSVSDSRRFSAQLADAVLSLHVGEPTDPTVQMGPVIEEPGEKLASGLTELADGESWLARPRQLDGSGRLFSPGVRAGVEEGSAFHLTEYFGPILGVIHAETLEDAVRIQNGTAYGLTAGLHSLEPAEIAWWTEHVEAGNLYVNRGITGAIVQRQPFGGWKRSAIGQTSKAGGPNYLVHLMDAADAGSALSAGDEDAWLSAARHSDREHWASTFVPRDVQDLHGEINVLRHLPIPVLIRAAAGTSATQLARVLHAAATVDADVEVSLADPALTEVATAAGLSGSEVQVEDAPTFARRVPGLRRPRIRLLGEADEHLRAATAEHVEVALFTGAVVASGRVEMLPFLHEQAISATDHRFGNPLPHQLDLTGGRGYARGPA, from the coding sequence ATGACCACCACGTTGACCATCGAGGATGTCGCCGCTCAGGTACGCGCCTGGGTCGAGGCCGCCGCGACCCGGCCGATCCCCGGAGCCGCGAAGATGCTCTCGGATCTGCTGCGCGATCCGCAGGGCCTGAACTTCACCCTGGACTTCGTCGACCGCGTGATCCGGCCCGAGGATCCGAAGGCCGCGGCCGTCGAGCTGCGCCGCCTGGCCCAGGACCCGCCCGGGTTCCTCCCGCCCGCGCTGCGCCGAGTGGTCTCCCTCGGCGGCAGCGCGTCCCACCTGGCCCCTTCCGTCGTCGTTCCCACGGCGCAGGCCGCCATGCGCACAATGGTCTCCCACCTCATCCTCGACGCCCGCAGCGGACCGCTGACCACCGCGATCACGCGGCTGACCGCGGACGGCACCACCTTGAACATCAATCTGCTCGGCGAGGCCGTGCTCGGGGCGAAGGAGGCGTCGCGGCGCCTGCAGGGCGTGCGCGAGCTCGTCGCCCGTCCGGACGTCGACTACGCCTCGATCAAGGTCTCGTCGATCGTGGACCACCTGCCGCTGTGGGCCGCTTCCCGGACCGTCGACCACATCGTCGAGGTCCTGCTGCCGCTCTACCTCGACGCGGCCCGCGCGGAGCACCCCACGTTCTTGAACATGGACATGGAGGAGTACCGGGACCTCGAGCTGACGCTGCAGGTCTTCGAGAAGCTCCTGGACCGCCCCGAGCTCGCCCAGCTCCACGCCGGCATCGTCCTGCAGGCGTACCTGCCCGACGCCCCCTCGGCGATGGCGCGGCTGCGCCGCTTCGCCGAGCGGCGTGTCGCCTCCGGCGGGGCCCCGGTGAAGGTGCGCCTGGTCAAGGGCGCGAATCTCGCGATGGAGAAGGTCGACGCCTCCGTGCACGGGTGGACGCAGGCTCCGCTGCTCAGCAAGGAGGAGACCGACGCGCAGTACAAGCGGATGCTGCTCGAGGCACTGCATCCCGAGCAGCTGCGGTCCGTGCAGCTGGGCGTGGCCGGGCACAACCTGTTCGACGTCGCCTTCGCGCATCTGCTGATGGGTGAGCGGGAGATCCCCGTCGGCCCCGGGAGCGGGGTCGAGTTCGAGATGCTCGCGGGCATGGCCCCGGGGCAGCAGGCCGTGGTCCGCGAGGCGACCGGCAGCATGCGGCTGTACGTCCCCGTGGTCCACCCCCGCCACTTCGATGTCGCCGTCTCCTACCTCGTGCGTCGGCTGGAGGAGAACGCGTCCTCGGAGAACTTCCTGTCGGCCGCCTTCGAGCTCGACACCGAGCCGGACCTGTTCACCCGCGAGGAGCAGCGCTTCTCCCGTGCCCTCGCCCGGGCGCTGACCGAGACCTCGGTGGCCACCCATCGTGACCAGGACCGCGCCCACGAGAGCCCCGCCGGCGAGGCCGTCGAGCTCGGGACGACGACGCTGCCGGCCGTCCCCGGGGCCTTCCGCAACACTCCCGACACCGATCTTTCCACCGCCGCGAACCAGGAATGGGCCGAGGCCGTCACCTACCGGATCCGCACCTCCGTCCTCGGGGAGCAGGAGGCGGCCGACGCCTGGATCGAGACGGTCGAGGGCGTGCAGTCGGTCCTGACCCGCGCTCTCGAGGCCCAGCAGGACTGGGCGGCGCTGCCCGTCCAGAAGCGGGCCCAGGTCCTGCGCCGCGCCGCCGGGACCCTGGCCGCACACCGCGGTGACCTGCTGGAGGTCATGGCCTCGGAGACCGGCAAGACCTTCGAGCAGGGCGACCCGGAGATCAGCGAGGCGATCGACTTCGCCCTGTACTACGCGGAGCAGGCCGAGCAGCTCGATCATCAGGAGGACGTCGCGTTCACCCCGCGCCCGCTGACGCTCGTCACCCCGCCGTGGAACTTCCCGGTGGCGATCCCCACCGGTGGGACGCTCGCCGCCCTGGTCACCGGCAGCGCCGTGATCATGAAGCCGGCCCCGCAGTCCCGGCGCTGCGGTGCCCTGATCGGCCGCCTGCTGCATGAGGCGGGCGTCCCCGAGGGGGTGCTCACCCTCGTCGACGTGCCCGAGAACGAGGTGGGTCGCGCCCTGATCTCGGATCCGCGGGTCGATCAGCTCATCCTCACCGGGGGCTCGGACACGGCCGCGCTGTTCGCGTCCTGGCGGCCCGAGCTGCGGATCCTCGCCGAGACCAGCGGCAAGAACTCGATCATCGTCACCCCGCACGCGGATCTGGATCTGGCTGCGCACGATGTCGCCACCAGCGCCTTCGGGCACGCAGGGCAGAAGTGCTCGGCCGCCTCCCTGGTGATCACCGTCGGCTCCGTCTCCGATTCCCGCCGCTTCTCCGCGCAGCTCGCCGATGCGGTGCTCAGCCTCCACGTCGGCGAGCCGACGGATCCGACCGTCCAGATGGGCCCGGTCATCGAGGAGCCCGGCGAGAAGCTCGCCTCCGGGCTGACGGAGCTGGCTGATGGTGAGTCCTGGCTCGCGCGCCCCCGGCAGCTGGACGGTTCCGGGCGCCTGTTCTCCCCCGGTGTGCGCGCCGGCGTCGAGGAGGGTTCCGCGTTCCACCTCACGGAGTACTTCGGTCCGATCCTCGGCGTGATCCATGCCGAGACCCTCGAGGACGCGGTGCGGATCCAGAACGGCACCGCCTACGGCCTCACCGCCGGGCTGCACTCGCTGGAACCCGCCGAGATCGCCTGGTGGACCGAGCACGTCGAGGCCGGGAACCTCTACGTCAACCGCGGCATCACCGGGGCCATCGTGCAGCGTCAGCCCTTCGGCGGCTGGAAGCGCTCGGCGATCGGGCAGACCTCGAAGGCCGGCGGCCCGAACTACCTCGTCCACCTCATGGACGCCGCCGACGCGGGGTCGGCGCTCTCGGCCGGTGACGAGGACGCCTGGCTGTCCGCCGCCCGTCACTCCGACCGCGAGCACTGGGCGAGCACTTTCGTTCCGCGGGACGTGCAGGACCTGCACGGCGAGATCAACGTCCTGCGGCATCTGCCGATCCCGGTGCTGATCCGGGCGGCCGCCGGCACGTCCGCGACCCAGCTGGCCCGCGTGCTGCATGCCGCCGCGACCGTGGACGCCGACGTCGAGGTCTCCCTGGCCGACCCGGCGCTGACCGAGGTCGCCACCGCCGCGGGTCTGTCGGGGTCCGAGGTCCAGGTGGAAGACGCCCCGACCTTCGCGCGCCGGGTGCCCGGTCTCCGCCGGCCGCGGATCCGTCTGCTCGGCGAGGCCGACGAGCATCTGCGCGCCGCGACCGCCGAGCACGTCGAGGTCGCCCTGTTCACCGGTGCCGTGGTCGCCAGCGGCCGGGTGGAGATGCTGCCGTTCCTGCACGAGCAGGCGATCAGCGCCACGGACCACCGCTTCGGCAATCCCCTGCCCCACCAGCTGGACCTCACCGGCGGACGGGGCTACGCCCGCGGACCGGCCTGA
- a CDS encoding acyltransferase family protein, producing the protein MTDADPSRPRPGAQHRRAPALRRPGGTAPSAAAAADHERDAGVASPPATGREDLPPTPPAKTVRDPFLDNARGILITLVVVGHTLECFDGKSGFLGGAIHTWIYSFHMAAFVAISGFLSRSYRNEPRQVRRLLTAMLAPFLIFQMLHEVGKMLLLGQEFHLQFVSTAWTLWFLLALLMWRLITPVLRVLRYPLVFAVAVAVIAPLDPDLDSTFTLGRFFEMLPFFVLGLVTTPAMLQKLKTLPHRVWVGGGVLLAALVFSFATHEMYSVSRFFLRGSYADGPYEIWLAIIMQILVLAAGMVGTVALLLATPLGQTIWTALGARSLTIYLLHPLVLLPIRYMDEPFAWVEAWWAPLPLIVIGLAITAVLSRGIVATATRWVTDPPIGNLLVKDEVAPQGGRRTAA; encoded by the coding sequence ATGACCGACGCCGATCCGAGCCGACCGCGTCCTGGTGCCCAGCATCGCCGTGCCCCGGCACTGCGGCGCCCCGGGGGCACTGCACCGTCGGCCGCCGCCGCGGCGGACCATGAACGGGATGCGGGCGTCGCGTCCCCACCAGCCACCGGCCGGGAGGATCTGCCGCCGACGCCCCCCGCGAAGACAGTGCGCGATCCGTTCCTGGACAACGCCCGCGGCATTCTCATCACCCTCGTCGTCGTCGGGCACACGCTCGAATGCTTCGACGGCAAGTCCGGGTTCCTCGGGGGCGCGATCCATACCTGGATCTATTCCTTCCACATGGCCGCATTCGTGGCCATCTCCGGGTTCCTCTCCCGCTCCTATCGCAATGAGCCGCGGCAGGTGCGCCGCCTGCTGACCGCGATGCTCGCGCCGTTCCTGATCTTCCAGATGCTCCACGAGGTCGGGAAGATGCTGCTGCTGGGCCAGGAATTCCATCTGCAGTTCGTCTCCACCGCCTGGACCCTGTGGTTCCTGCTGGCTCTGCTGATGTGGCGCCTGATCACGCCCGTGCTGCGGGTGCTGCGCTATCCGCTGGTGTTCGCCGTGGCCGTCGCGGTGATCGCTCCGCTGGATCCCGATCTGGACAGCACCTTCACCCTGGGGCGCTTCTTCGAGATGCTGCCGTTCTTCGTCCTGGGGCTGGTGACGACGCCGGCGATGCTGCAGAAGCTGAAGACGCTGCCCCACCGCGTCTGGGTCGGCGGCGGCGTTCTGCTGGCGGCGCTGGTGTTCTCCTTCGCCACCCACGAGATGTATTCGGTCTCGCGGTTCTTCCTCCGCGGCAGCTACGCCGACGGGCCCTACGAGATCTGGCTCGCGATCATCATGCAGATCCTGGTGCTCGCCGCCGGCATGGTCGGCACGGTCGCCCTGCTGCTGGCCACGCCGCTGGGACAGACGATCTGGACCGCGCTCGGTGCCCGCTCGTTGACGATCTACCTCCTGCATCCTCTGGTCCTGCTGCCGATCCGCTACATGGACGAGCCCTTCGCCTGGGTCGAGGCCTGGTGGGCGCCGCTGCCCCTGATCGTCATCGGTCTGGCGATCACCGCGGTGCTCTCCCGCGGCATCGTCGCCACCGCGACACGCTGGGTCACCGATCCGCCGATCGGGAACCTCCTGGTCAAGGACGAGGTCGCCCCGCAGGGTGGACGACGCACCGCCGCCTGA
- a CDS encoding DUF899 family protein: MTHSPQDPTTAREGLPPVVDRATWQAERDALLVREKEHTHAGDALAAERRRLPMLEVDAATEVVGPDGPVPFLDLFEGRQELIVYQHMWWDGAPHQGQCEGCTVTAWHLQDATYLNARGVSFAILTTGAWEEVAPFVEFMGYAQPWYSVRGLDGPIGGEMGYLACFVRDGERVFLTYSTTGRGNEIAEPGLALLDHTPFGRGEAWQEMPPGREADQPACWYWRTDADGNAAWGPTSRPVPQWTRPGATPETTLGRRGDH; encoded by the coding sequence ATGACGCACTCGCCGCAGGACCCGACCACCGCCCGAGAGGGCCTCCCGCCCGTCGTCGACCGTGCCACCTGGCAGGCCGAGCGCGATGCGCTGCTGGTGCGCGAGAAGGAGCACACCCACGCGGGTGACGCCCTGGCCGCCGAGCGCCGACGACTGCCCATGCTGGAGGTCGATGCCGCCACCGAGGTCGTCGGCCCGGACGGTCCGGTCCCCTTCCTCGACCTGTTCGAGGGGCGCCAGGAGCTGATCGTCTACCAGCACATGTGGTGGGACGGCGCGCCGCACCAAGGTCAGTGCGAGGGCTGCACGGTGACCGCCTGGCACCTGCAGGACGCGACGTACCTCAATGCCCGCGGCGTCTCCTTCGCGATCCTCACCACCGGGGCGTGGGAGGAGGTCGCCCCCTTCGTTGAGTTCATGGGCTACGCGCAGCCCTGGTACTCGGTCCGCGGCCTCGACGGCCCGATCGGCGGCGAGATGGGCTACCTGGCCTGCTTCGTGCGCGACGGCGAGAGGGTCTTCCTCACCTACTCGACGACGGGCCGCGGGAACGAGATCGCCGAACCCGGCCTCGCCCTCCTCGACCACACGCCCTTCGGCCGCGGCGAGGCCTGGCAGGAGATGCCGCCGGGACGCGAGGCGGACCAACCGGCCTGCTGGTACTGGCGCACCGACGCCGACGGGAACGCCGCCTGGGGGCCGACGAGCCGCCCCGTCCCCCAGTGGACCCGGCCCGGGGCCACGCCGGAGACGACCCTGGGTCGCCGCGGCGACCACTGA
- a CDS encoding thymidine kinase, whose translation MAKLHFKYGAMNSGKSDTLIKTAYNYDERGLATLTVKPALDTKGEDWVVARGGARRRVDVLARSGEELREHVHAIADERGLRPLHAVLVDEAQFLDPAQIDQLFRVAKQDGISVICYGLRTDFRTATFPGALRLFELADNVEKLPTMCRCGSQAEFNCRMVDGRFVFEGDQVAIDEAQAGPVSYVSLCGPCFMQEQETAGVHVLG comes from the coding sequence ATGGCCAAGCTGCACTTCAAGTACGGAGCGATGAACTCCGGCAAGTCCGACACCCTGATCAAGACCGCCTACAACTACGACGAGCGGGGCCTGGCCACGCTCACGGTGAAGCCGGCGCTGGACACCAAGGGCGAGGACTGGGTGGTCGCGCGTGGCGGAGCCCGGCGCCGGGTCGACGTCCTGGCCCGCTCCGGCGAGGAGCTGCGCGAGCACGTGCATGCGATCGCCGACGAGCGCGGCCTGCGGCCCCTGCACGCCGTGCTGGTCGACGAGGCGCAGTTCCTCGACCCCGCCCAGATCGATCAGCTGTTCCGCGTCGCCAAGCAGGACGGCATCTCGGTGATCTGCTACGGGCTGCGCACCGACTTCCGCACCGCGACGTTCCCCGGCGCGCTGCGACTGTTCGAGCTGGCCGACAACGTCGAGAAGCTCCCGACGATGTGCCGCTGCGGATCGCAGGCCGAGTTCAACTGCCGCATGGTCGACGGCCGCTTCGTCTTCGAGGGCGATCAGGTCGCGATCGACGAGGCGCAGGCGGGCCCCGTCAGCTATGTGTCGCTGTGCGGACCGTGCTTCATGCAGGAGCAGGAGACGGCCGGCGTGCACGTGCTGGGCTGA
- a CDS encoding glycoside hydrolase family 76 protein, with product MTDPAVPVSPSRRGVLSAALTSTAVLAVPPAATAAPVERTLPVASENDRSPVGPVTPRQARDRAVAASAALLTHFRAETDPDMLIERFPRQEGDPEFSYAWPLSQARAAVTELIAALTDGGPPTHTGDLDPDAADAALIRAQEHYWYPAGGTTGLPGYTAATDSIQGAHGDFYYDDNDWIALLEIEQHLLTDGSAGDLDRARQLLDLFRSGESTDQSLASPGGIFWTQADWNRDRNTVSTVPSAKVALRWHQLTGDPAALEDALRWMSWARETLLAPEGLYWDNIKPDGQIDTTFWTYNQGVPLGAEALAYEITGESVHRDNALDLVEAIFARYRPFEDGGPFDEQPLQFNAILLSNLLMAESILGSRVRGREITEEYAQRLWDTRRDPETDLVTDSRETDAGTHLLDQAGFARSLALAAAPRPLWPHLS from the coding sequence ATGACCGACCCGGCCGTCCCCGTCTCCCCGTCGCGGCGCGGCGTGCTCTCCGCTGCGCTCACCTCCACGGCGGTCCTCGCCGTCCCTCCTGCAGCCACCGCTGCCCCCGTCGAGAGGACTCTTCCCGTCGCGTCCGAGAACGACCGCTCCCCCGTCGGCCCTGTCACCCCGAGGCAGGCCCGTGACCGGGCGGTCGCGGCCTCGGCAGCGCTTTTGACGCACTTCCGCGCCGAGACGGACCCGGACATGCTCATCGAGCGCTTCCCCCGCCAGGAGGGCGATCCGGAGTTCAGCTATGCGTGGCCGCTGTCGCAGGCTCGCGCCGCGGTCACCGAGCTCATCGCCGCGCTCACGGACGGTGGCCCGCCCACGCACACGGGCGACCTCGATCCCGACGCGGCCGATGCCGCCCTGATCCGCGCCCAGGAGCACTACTGGTACCCCGCAGGGGGCACCACCGGCCTGCCCGGCTACACCGCCGCGACCGACTCGATCCAGGGTGCCCACGGCGATTTCTACTACGACGACAACGACTGGATCGCGCTGCTCGAGATCGAACAGCACCTGCTCACCGACGGATCGGCGGGAGACCTGGATCGTGCCCGCCAGCTGCTGGACCTCTTCCGCTCCGGGGAGTCCACCGACCAGAGCCTGGCCTCCCCCGGCGGCATCTTCTGGACTCAGGCTGACTGGAACCGGGATCGCAACACCGTCTCCACCGTGCCGTCGGCGAAGGTCGCCCTGCGGTGGCATCAGCTCACCGGGGATCCCGCTGCCCTCGAGGACGCCCTGCGCTGGATGTCCTGGGCCCGGGAGACCCTGCTGGCACCGGAGGGTCTGTACTGGGACAACATCAAGCCCGACGGGCAGATCGACACGACCTTCTGGACCTACAACCAGGGCGTCCCGCTCGGGGCCGAGGCGCTCGCCTATGAGATCACCGGCGAGAGCGTCCACCGGGACAACGCCCTGGATCTGGTCGAGGCGATCTTCGCGCGGTATCGCCCGTTCGAGGACGGCGGTCCCTTCGACGAGCAGCCGCTCCAGTTCAACGCCATCCTCCTGTCGAACCTGCTGATGGCGGAGTCGATCCTGGGCAGCCGCGTCCGAGGTCGGGAGATCACCGAGGAGTACGCGCAGCGACTCTGGGACACCCGGCGCGATCCCGAGACCGACCTGGTCACCGATTCGCGAGAGACCGACGCCGGGACCCACCTGCTCGATCAGGCCGGTTTCGCCCGCTCCCTCGCGCTCGCCGCAGCGCCACGTCCACTCTGGCCCCACCTGAGCTGA